CATCCCGACGGGAACGGTCTCGATGAGGCGAACGTCACACCTCGACCTGGGAGTGATCCGCGAAATTCGCGGGAACTTTCGTCGGGGGTGGTGTGGGGGAGACGGGTGCACCGGCGACCCGCATCACATGGTTTCGGGGCATCGTCGCTGCTTAAGGGAATTCTCAGCAACGTCGACGGCGCCGGCAATCATGGCGGGATACCCCCCTCCCCATCGCAGGCCTTAACATTTTCACAGGTCGGGGTTAGACTCGGCCACATAGCGCGAGGTGGACTCGCATTGGCGCGTCCACCTCCTCTAACATCTAGGCAGCAACAAATCTTTGACGACCCTGTGAACACCACGGGGAGTCGCGTAGTCAGGAGGAAGAATGACTGCAGTAGCGCCTCGTCCCGGCCACGAAGTGGCCGCGGCGGAACGGCCCGAGCCGTTCGGGCACGAGCGTAAGGGCAGCTGGGCGTGGGAGATGCTGACCACGACCGACCACAAGAAGCTGGGCGTCATGTACATCATCATGAGCTTCTCCTTCTTCTTCGTGGGCGGTCTCATGGCACTGCTCATCCGCGCCGAGCTGTTCCAGCCGGGCCTTCAGTTCCTGTCCAATGAGCAGTTCAACCAGCTCTTCACCATGCACGGCACGGTGATGCTGCTTCTGTTCGGCACCCCGATCGTCTGGGGCTTCGCCAACTACATCCTGCCGCTGCAGATCGGCGCTCCGGACGTGGCCTTCCCGCGTCTGAACGCCTTCGGCTTCTGGCTGACCACCATCGGCGGCATCCTGATGCTGTCGGGCTTCCTGACGCCGGGCGGTGCGGCCGACTTCGGTTGGACCATGTACTCCCCGCTGTCTGACTCCATCCACTCCCCGGGCGTCGGCTCGGACCTGTGGATCGTCGGCGTCGGCATCGGCGGCGTGGGCACCATCGTGTCCGCCATCAACATGACCACCACCGTCCTGTGCCTCCGTGCGCCGGGCATGACCATGTTCCGCATGCCGATCTTCACCTGGAACATCCTGGTGACCTCGATCCTGGCCCTGCTGATCTTCCCGATCCTGACCGCCGCCGCCCTCGGCGTGCTGTACGACCGCAAGCTGGGCGGCCACATCTACGACCCGGCCAACGGCGGCGCCATCATGTGGCAGCACCTGTTCTGGTTCTTCGGCCACCCCGAGGTCTACGTCCTCCTGCTGCCGTTCGTCGGCATCATCACCGAGGTCGTGCCGGTGTTCTCGCGCAAGCCGCTGTTCGGCTACGCGGGCATGGTCTTCGCCACCCTGTCCATCGCCGGCCTGTCCATGGCCGTCTGGGCGCACCACATGTTCGTGACCGGCGCGGTCCTGCTGCCGTTCTTCTCGTTCATGACGTTCCTGATCTCGGTTCCGACCGGCGTGAAGTTCTTCAACTGGCTCGGCACCATGTGGCGCGGCCACATGACGTTCGAGACCCCGATGACCTTCGCCCTCGGCTTCATCGTGACCTTCCTGTTCGGTGGCCTGACCGGCATCATGCTGGCCTCCCCGCCGCTGGACTTCCACATCTCGGACACCTACTTCGTGGTGGCGCACTTCCACTACACCCTGTTCGGCACCCTGGTGTTCGCCTCCTACTCGGGCGTGTACTTCTGGTTCCCGAAGATGACCGGCCGCATGCTGGACGAGAAGCTGGGCCACGTCCACTTCTGGCTCACCTTCGTCGGCTTCAACCTGACCTTCCTGGTCCAGCACTGGCTGGGCAACGAGGGCATGCCGCGCCGCTACGCGGACTACCTCGAGTCCGACGGCTTCACCACCCTGAACATGATCTCCACGGTCGGCGCCGCCATCCTGGGCGTCTCGGTCCTGCCGTTCATCTGGAACGTGTTCAAGTCCTGGCGCTACGGCGAGGTCGTCACCGTCGACGACCCGTGGGGCTACGGCAACTCCCTCGAGTGGGCGACCTCCTGCCCGCCGCCGCGCCACAACTTCACCTCCATGCCGCGCATCCGCTCCGAGCGCCCCGCGTTCGAGCTGCACTACCCGCACATGGTCGAGCGCATGCGCGCCGAGGCTCACGTCGGCCGCCAGCTCTAAGGTGACGAAGCTGCACTAGACTACGCGTCACGAAGACAGGCCCCCGCTGGTTCCTCCCGGCGGGGGCCTTCGTCGTGCTCGAAAAGGGTCTTCCAGCGGCCCCGGAGTCGAGGTGCGCGCGGTGACATGGGATAATCGCGGCGTGCAGAACAAGGTTGATGTCCCCGCAGCCCCCGAAGCCGCCGACCCGACGCTGGAGACGGTGACCCTCCCCGAGGGGCTCGTCCCCGCAGTGGTCACCGCCACAGGGCCGGACCGCCCCGGCGTCTCCGCCTCCTTCTTCCGGGTGCTCGCCGCACACGGCGCGCAGGTGCTCGACGTCGAGCAGTCCCTGTTCCGCTCGCGGCTGTCGCTCGGCGCGCTCGTGGGCGTCGCCCCGGATCGGCTGGAGGTCCTCGCCGCCGGCCTGACTGACACCCTGCGCGGGCACGGCGTGACCGTGGAAGTCTCGGTCGACGGCGTTGAGTCGACCCGCCATGCCTCGTCGCACGCCGTCGTGGTGCTGGGCAACCCGCTCACTGCGGAGGACATCTCGCGCATCGGCCAGACTCTGGCGGATTATGGCGCGAACATCGACACCATCCGCGGCATCGCGGACTACCCGGTCACGGGCCTCGAACTGAAGGTCTCCATCCCGGACCCGAAGCCGGGCGCCGGCATCCCGGTGCGCAAGGCGCTGGCCGAGCTCGCCCTGGCGCAGAAGATCGACATCGCCATCGAACGCGACGGTCTGCAGCGCCGCTCGAAGCGGCTGATCTGCTTCGACGTCGACTCGACGCTGATCACGGGCGAGGTCATCGAGATGTTGGCCGCCCACGCCGGCCGCGAAGCCGAGGTCGCGGCGGTCACCGAGCGGGCCATGCGCGGCGAACTCGACTTCGCCGAGTCCCTCCACGAGCGCGTGAAGGCACTGGAGGGGCTGCCGGAATCGGTGCTGAAGGAGGTCTCGGAGTCGATCGTCCTGACGCCGGGCGCCCGCACCACCATCCGCACGCTCAAGCGCCTCGGCTACAAGGCCGGCGCGGTGTCGGGCGGCTTCATCCAGATCCTCGAGCCGCTGGCTAAGGAACTGGACCTCGACTTCTACCGAGCCAACACCCTCGAGATCGTCGACGGGAAGCTCACCGGCCGCGTCATCGGCGACGTCATCGACCGCCAGGAGAAGGCCCGCAGCCTCAAGCGCTTCGCGGAGGAGTCGGGCCTGCAGATGCACCAGACCGTCGCGGTCGGCGACGGCGCCAACGACATCGACATGCTGTCGGTCGCCGGCCTGGGCATCGCCTTCAACGCCAAGCCGGCGCTGAAGGAGATCGCGGACACGTCGGTGAACACGCCCTTCCTGGACGAGGTCCTGTTCATCCTCGGCGTCTCCCGCGACGAGATCGACCACGCCGACCTGGAGGACGGCACGTTCCGCCGCGTTCCGCTCGAGCAGTGATGCCGCTTCACGACGGCGCGCTCAACGACGGACGAGTGCCCGACTGGTTCGCCGATGCGCACGCGGCGCTGCCGAAGCCGATGAGGGGCGACCCCGGCGAGGAGGTGCCGTGGTCGATGCCGATCATCCTGCACATCCCCAAGCAGGACCGGCCCGACCGCACGGAGCTTCTGGAGGCCGCCGCGACGGCCGTCGTGGCGTGCTGCCTCGACGAACGGGCGGCCGGCGCCCCGGCTTCGCCGTACGCTCAGGATCTGCGCTCGTGGTACGGCGCCCGCATCCGGAAGATCGCCCGCCGCGCGCGCAATGCCCAGTGGGACCGCGTACAGGAGCTGCCCGGGGTCACGGCGACGATCGGCGGCGCTTCGGCCCGGGCGCTGACGCCGGGGCCGGTGGGGGAGGAGGACGCGGTCGTCGCAAAGCTCCAGATCGGGGGAACCGACCTGCCGCCGTCGGATCAGCCCGCCGCGGACACCGGTGACGCGGACGCGCCGATCATCTGGGTCGACGCGGACCTGGGCATGACGGTGGGCAAGGCCGCGGCGCAGGTCGGCCACGGGTCGATGCTGCTGGCCGCGGTGCTCGGCACGGAGGCCGCGTGGGCGTGGGCCCGCGACGGCTTTCCGCTGCGGGTGCGGGAAATCGACGGCGGCCTCGATGCCGTGCAGGGTGCGGAAGGCGCCGACGTCGTCGTCCGCGACGCCGGTTTCACCGAAATAGCACCCGGCGCCGCGACGGTGCTGGTCACGGGCGGGCGCTACTCGCGAGGCCAGGCGCGGTGATCTGGGCGCGGTGGTTCAGGCGCGGGCCGCTTCCATCGCCTTGAGGTCCTTGCGCAGGATCTTGCCCGTCGCGGACTTCGGGATGGCCTCGAGGAACTCCACGGCGCGGACCTTCTTGTACGGGGCGACGCGCTGCTCCACGAACTCGATGACGTCGTCGGCGGTCAGGCCGGAGTCCGGCTGCGGGACGACGTAGGCCTTGGGGATCTCCTCGCCGTCGCGGCCGATGATGCCCGAGCACGCGGCGTCGGCGATGGCCGGGTGCTCCAGCAGGACGGCTTCCAGCTCGGCCGGCGCGACCTGGTAGCCCTTGTACTTGATCAGCTCCTTGAGCCTGTCGACGATGAAGACGTCGCCGTTGGCGTCGATTTCCGCCATGTCGCCGGTGCGCAGCCAGCCGTCGACGATGGTTTCGGCGGTGGCCTCCTCGTTGTTGAGGTAGCCGAGCATGACCTGGGGGCCGCGGACCCAGAGTTCGCCGGACCGCGAACGGCCTTCGGCGGGCCGGGGGATCTCGGGGAGGTCGTCGTCGGCGACGTCGACGATCTTGAACTCCGTGTTGCACACCGCCGGGCCGATGGAATCCAGCGGCGAATCGTGGCCGACCCGCAGGTGAGACACCGGCGACATCTCGGTCATGCCGTAGCCCTGCGCCATGACGCAGCCGAGGCGCTTTTCCACCTGCGCGGCCAGATCGGCCTGGAGCGACGCGGCGCCGGAGAGCATGGTCCGCAGCGAGGAGGTGTCGTAGGCGTCGACGGCGGGGTGCTTGGCCAGGCCGACGGCGATCGGCGGGGCGATGAACGCGAAGGTCGCCTTGTGGTCCTGGATGAGTTCCAGGAAGTCGCCGAGGTCGAACTTCGCCATCGTGTATTGGGTGGCGCGCAGGCGCAGCAGCAGGTTGAGCAGCGCGTTCATGCCGTAGATGTGGAAGAACGGCAGCGGCGTGATGGCGACGGTGTCGGAGCCGAGGATCGACGGCGTCAGGTCGACGACCTGCGCCATGTTGGCAACGAGGTTCGTGTGCGAGAGCATGACGCCCTTGGGCACGCCGGTGGTGCCGGAGGAGAACGGGATCACCGCGACGTCGCGCGACGGGTCGATGTCCTGTTCGGGGGCGGCGTGGCCCTCGGCGATCAGTTCGGCGATGCCGTGGACGCCGGTCAGTCCGATCACCTGGTCCTCGGAGAAGCCGGCGTTCTCGGCACCGTGGGTGCCGGCCCAGCCGATGGCGGAGGTGGTCAGGAT
This genomic stretch from Corynebacterium hansenii harbors:
- a CDS encoding peptidyl-tRNA hydrolase, producing MPLHDGALNDGRVPDWFADAHAALPKPMRGDPGEEVPWSMPIILHIPKQDRPDRTELLEAAATAVVACCLDERAAGAPASPYAQDLRSWYGARIRKIARRARNAQWDRVQELPGVTATIGGASARALTPGPVGEEDAVVAKLQIGGTDLPPSDQPAADTGDADAPIIWVDADLGMTVGKAAAQVGHGSMLLAAVLGTEAAWAWARDGFPLRVREIDGGLDAVQGAEGADVVVRDAGFTEIAPGAATVLVTGGRYSRGQAR
- a CDS encoding AMP-binding protein; translated protein: MPQSSPNPDVIIPDESIFDYIFGDIAPEFADKPAIVDSGAATTYSELKSMIEAFAGALAHRGIGKGDVVALHCPNSTTFAVAFHGILRANATVTTVATLATAEDVAKQLKASGAKMILTTSAIGWAGTHGAENAGFSEDQVIGLTGVHGIAELIAEGHAAPEQDIDPSRDVAVIPFSSGTTGVPKGVMLSHTNLVANMAQVVDLTPSILGSDTVAITPLPFFHIYGMNALLNLLLRLRATQYTMAKFDLGDFLELIQDHKATFAFIAPPIAVGLAKHPAVDAYDTSSLRTMLSGAASLQADLAAQVEKRLGCVMAQGYGMTEMSPVSHLRVGHDSPLDSIGPAVCNTEFKIVDVADDDLPEIPRPAEGRSRSGELWVRGPQVMLGYLNNEEATAETIVDGWLRTGDMAEIDANGDVFIVDRLKELIKYKGYQVAPAELEAVLLEHPAIADAACSGIIGRDGEEIPKAYVVPQPDSGLTADDVIEFVEQRVAPYKKVRAVEFLEAIPKSATGKILRKDLKAMEAARA
- the ctaD gene encoding aa3-type cytochrome oxidase subunit I codes for the protein MTAVAPRPGHEVAAAERPEPFGHERKGSWAWEMLTTTDHKKLGVMYIIMSFSFFFVGGLMALLIRAELFQPGLQFLSNEQFNQLFTMHGTVMLLLFGTPIVWGFANYILPLQIGAPDVAFPRLNAFGFWLTTIGGILMLSGFLTPGGAADFGWTMYSPLSDSIHSPGVGSDLWIVGVGIGGVGTIVSAINMTTTVLCLRAPGMTMFRMPIFTWNILVTSILALLIFPILTAAALGVLYDRKLGGHIYDPANGGAIMWQHLFWFFGHPEVYVLLLPFVGIITEVVPVFSRKPLFGYAGMVFATLSIAGLSMAVWAHHMFVTGAVLLPFFSFMTFLISVPTGVKFFNWLGTMWRGHMTFETPMTFALGFIVTFLFGGLTGIMLASPPLDFHISDTYFVVAHFHYTLFGTLVFASYSGVYFWFPKMTGRMLDEKLGHVHFWLTFVGFNLTFLVQHWLGNEGMPRRYADYLESDGFTTLNMISTVGAAILGVSVLPFIWNVFKSWRYGEVVTVDDPWGYGNSLEWATSCPPPRHNFTSMPRIRSERPAFELHYPHMVERMRAEAHVGRQL
- the serB gene encoding phosphoserine phosphatase SerB; the protein is MQNKVDVPAAPEAADPTLETVTLPEGLVPAVVTATGPDRPGVSASFFRVLAAHGAQVLDVEQSLFRSRLSLGALVGVAPDRLEVLAAGLTDTLRGHGVTVEVSVDGVESTRHASSHAVVVLGNPLTAEDISRIGQTLADYGANIDTIRGIADYPVTGLELKVSIPDPKPGAGIPVRKALAELALAQKIDIAIERDGLQRRSKRLICFDVDSTLITGEVIEMLAAHAGREAEVAAVTERAMRGELDFAESLHERVKALEGLPESVLKEVSESIVLTPGARTTIRTLKRLGYKAGAVSGGFIQILEPLAKELDLDFYRANTLEIVDGKLTGRVIGDVIDRQEKARSLKRFAEESGLQMHQTVAVGDGANDIDMLSVAGLGIAFNAKPALKEIADTSVNTPFLDEVLFILGVSRDEIDHADLEDGTFRRVPLEQ